One genomic segment of Ctenopharyngodon idella isolate HZGC_01 chromosome 7, HZGC01, whole genome shotgun sequence includes these proteins:
- the zfand6 gene encoding AN1-type zinc finger protein 6 isoform X2, which produces MAQETNQTQVLCSNGCGFYGNPRNNGMCSVCYKDSLQRRNNSGRSSDPVSSSISSKGESMTVQSTSQHEQNSQCFSTPAAVVTHKDGASVAAQSGLKMPEKVSCSKLERNIQESTTERLLTAGSSSLEDGTTRGKRKLDETSEPTETISASELDVSEQTSGVPEPSKPKKNRCFTCRKKVGLTGFDCRCGQLFCSIHRYSDVHNCSFDYKADAAEKIRKENPLVVGEKIKKI; this is translated from the exons ATGGCTCAGGAGACCAATCAGACCCAAGTGCTTTGTTCTAATGGTTGTGGGTTTTATGGGAATCCACGTAATAACGGCATGTGCTCGGTCTGCTACAAAGACTCCTTACAGCGGCGGAACAACAGCGGCAGATCCAGTGATCCAG TGTCTTCCAGCATAAGCAGTAAAGGAGAATCTATGACTGTACAATCGACGTCACAGCATGAACAAAACAG TCAGTGTTTCTCAACACCAGCAGCAGTAGTTACACATAAAGATGGTGCTTCAGTAGCAGCTCAGTCAGGCCTGAAAATGCCAG AAAAAGTATCATGCAGTAAACTGGAGAGAAACATTCAGGAATCCACCACGGAAAGGCTCCTTACAGCAGGTAGCTCTTCACTGGAGGATGGCACAACGAGAGGAAAGAGAAAGCTAGATGAAACTTCTGAACCCACAGAAACAATATCCG CCTCAGAATTAGATGTCTCAGAGCAGACATCAGGTGTGCCAGAGCCATCCAAACCCAAGAAGAACCGCTGCTTCACCTGCCGCAAGAAAGTGGGGCTCACTG GCTTTGACTGCCGGTGTGGACAGCTGTTTTGCAGCATTCACCGATACTCAGATGTTCACAACTGTAGCTTTGATTACAAGGCTGATGCAGCTGAGAAAATAAGGAAAGAAAACCCGCTTGTCGTTGGGGAGAAAATCAAGAAGATTTGA
- the zfand6 gene encoding AN1-type zinc finger protein 6 isoform X1: MVVGFMGIHVITACARSATKTPYSGGTTAADPVIQHLPFIQECKKYLLLETLSSSISSKGESMTVQSTSQHEQNSQCFSTPAAVVTHKDGASVAAQSGLKMPEKVSCSKLERNIQESTTERLLTAGSSSLEDGTTRGKRKLDETSEPTETISASELDVSEQTSGVPEPSKPKKNRCFTCRKKVGLTGFDCRCGQLFCSIHRYSDVHNCSFDYKADAAEKIRKENPLVVGEKIKKI, translated from the exons ATGGTTGTGGGTTTTATGGGAATCCACGTAATAACGGCATGTGCTCGGTCTGCTACAAAGACTCCTTACAGCGGCGGAACAACAGCGGCAGATCCAGTGATCCAG CATTTACCCTTCATTCAGGAATGCAAAAAATACCTGCTGCTGGAAACTT TGTCTTCCAGCATAAGCAGTAAAGGAGAATCTATGACTGTACAATCGACGTCACAGCATGAACAAAACAG TCAGTGTTTCTCAACACCAGCAGCAGTAGTTACACATAAAGATGGTGCTTCAGTAGCAGCTCAGTCAGGCCTGAAAATGCCAG AAAAAGTATCATGCAGTAAACTGGAGAGAAACATTCAGGAATCCACCACGGAAAGGCTCCTTACAGCAGGTAGCTCTTCACTGGAGGATGGCACAACGAGAGGAAAGAGAAAGCTAGATGAAACTTCTGAACCCACAGAAACAATATCCG CCTCAGAATTAGATGTCTCAGAGCAGACATCAGGTGTGCCAGAGCCATCCAAACCCAAGAAGAACCGCTGCTTCACCTGCCGCAAGAAAGTGGGGCTCACTG GCTTTGACTGCCGGTGTGGACAGCTGTTTTGCAGCATTCACCGATACTCAGATGTTCACAACTGTAGCTTTGATTACAAGGCTGATGCAGCTGAGAAAATAAGGAAAGAAAACCCGCTTGTCGTTGGGGAGAAAATCAAGAAGATTTGA